The following coding sequences are from one Paenibacillus sp. FSL R5-0912 window:
- a CDS encoding DUF4180 domain-containing protein produces the protein MNIAKVIHGGKTIAVVSGSETLVSDVQDALDLMATVRYEVDCDRIVLHKALLSESFFDLKTRLAGEILQKFINYHVKAAVVGDFSGYTSRSLRDFIYECNNGKDIFFLADEQQAVEQLSKV, from the coding sequence ATGAATATAGCAAAAGTAATTCATGGCGGAAAAACGATAGCCGTAGTGAGCGGCAGCGAGACCTTAGTCAGTGATGTCCAGGATGCGCTGGATCTAATGGCAACGGTACGGTATGAAGTGGATTGTGACCGGATTGTCCTTCATAAAGCTCTGCTCAGCGAAAGCTTTTTTGATTTGAAGACCCGGCTGGCCGGCGAGATTCTGCAGAAGTTTATTAATTATCATGTAAAGGCAGCAGTGGTAGGAGATTTCAGCGGCTATACCAGCCGGAGTCTGCGCGATTTCATCTATGAATGCAATAACGGGAAAGATATTTTTTTCCTGGCGGATGAGCAGCAGGCGGTTGAGCAGTTAAGTAAGGTGTAG
- a CDS encoding extracellular solute-binding protein has translation MNNKSGRQSFRERLDYMVSKLRTDILSGILQPGVYLPAESLLAKQFELSNKSVRRGLDVLVQEGLILKIDRVGSVVMESVRERIRIHFGCSSSLTKDFKLDDLIAEFHRLHPGIHVLPLALNDFDHVNSALELMNNGMLDVLSLNSTQFQEMAENGSAELLEALEPDPGLYPITSEAFLHEGQLFAYPISFSPVVLCYNKAHFREADLPEPDSYWTWDDLMESARQLSEKRGRHAVYFVPASENRYSVFLLQSGIRITEDGGHHPTLSPETANSLDIYSRLVNNHQIFPKYLAGNHEDETISLFVQEQVSMILATYYNLNEFKDLSLDYDLAPLPTLKARDPQKTLLVTIGAAVVGNSRQKEAARQFVSFLASAEAQRMIRERSVSIPARKRIAEMAVDDHLNRPSRYLMYRELFPTFSYLRDLGLPIAVLQSFRKLLNAYWSRMIDETSMYEEMGRLIAEENRAKADKATDTPA, from the coding sequence ATGAATAATAAATCAGGACGACAGTCCTTCCGGGAAAGACTGGATTATATGGTAAGCAAGCTCCGCACAGATATTCTTAGCGGTATTCTTCAGCCGGGAGTGTATCTTCCTGCCGAGAGCCTGCTGGCCAAACAGTTTGAGCTCAGTAACAAATCCGTCCGCAGAGGACTGGATGTCCTTGTACAAGAAGGTCTGATTCTGAAGATTGACCGTGTAGGCAGCGTGGTAATGGAGTCGGTCAGGGAGCGGATCCGCATCCATTTCGGCTGTAGCTCTTCCTTGACCAAGGACTTCAAGCTGGACGATCTCATAGCAGAATTCCACCGGCTGCATCCCGGGATTCATGTTCTGCCGCTCGCCTTGAATGACTTCGATCATGTGAATTCTGCCTTGGAGCTGATGAATAACGGAATGCTGGATGTGTTGTCCCTCAACAGCACCCAGTTTCAGGAGATGGCCGAGAACGGGTCCGCCGAGCTGCTTGAGGCGCTGGAGCCTGATCCGGGGCTGTATCCGATTACCAGCGAAGCTTTTTTGCATGAGGGACAGCTCTTTGCTTACCCGATTTCCTTCTCGCCGGTGGTGCTCTGCTATAACAAAGCCCATTTCCGTGAGGCTGACCTGCCTGAACCGGACAGTTACTGGACCTGGGATGATCTGATGGAGTCGGCCCGGCAGCTGTCGGAGAAACGGGGGCGCCATGCCGTGTATTTTGTACCCGCCTCCGAGAACCGCTATTCAGTGTTTCTGCTGCAGAGTGGAATCCGGATCACGGAGGACGGAGGACACCATCCCACATTGAGTCCCGAGACCGCCAATAGTCTGGATATATACAGCAGGCTGGTGAACAATCATCAGATCTTCCCCAAATACCTGGCCGGCAATCATGAGGATGAAACGATATCGCTGTTTGTCCAGGAGCAGGTATCGATGATCCTGGCGACCTACTACAATCTGAACGAATTCAAGGACCTATCCCTGGACTATGACTTGGCCCCGCTGCCTACACTCAAAGCCAGGGACCCGCAAAAAACACTGCTCGTCACCATTGGTGCGGCGGTAGTGGGGAATTCCCGGCAGAAAGAGGCTGCGCGGCAATTCGTCAGCTTTCTGGCCTCGGCCGAGGCGCAGCGGATGATCCGTGAACGTTCGGTCAGTATTCCGGCACGCAAACGGATTGCTGAAATGGCCGTAGATGATCATCTGAACCGTCCTTCGAGATATCTGATGTACAGAGAGCTATTCCCTACATTTTCATACCTCAGAGATCTGGGGCTTCCTATTGCTGTACTGCAAAGCTTCCGCAAGCTTTTGAATGCGTATTGGTCCAGAATGATTGATGAGACCTCTATGTATGAGGAAATGGGCCGGCTGATTGCAGAAGAAAACAGGGCGAAGGCGGATAAGGCAACGGACACGCCCGCCTGA
- a CDS encoding extracellular solute-binding protein, with translation MNVAKRKLALLLPVLTLLVTLVSACGGSNNNGGNAAEPSASSGAQSETAAPVEGSRSVGGLQVPIVADKLELSLWSPSGGNFRGTDFNEKYSFQQMEENTNIHINFQHSTEASAEAFSLLMSSGKLPDIIYNDLWGTDSGKYGAQGALLPLEDLIEQYAPNFKKLLDDHPDIRGQITSPEGHIYYLPNLVLDSQDLTQMFPQVRSDWVEKLGLQMPQTTEDWYNMLKAFREQDPNGNGKKDEIPLVTVNLENIMMLFAPAFGVEYGFFVDNGEVKFGPNDPRFKDVVAYLNRLYEEQLLDPNYLVDTTFQTLTEKVTTDVAGAWFGWSGSYMGNFTTLMEGKHDTFKIAAAIPPKGPGGDQRHVSFRWQAAAHGLAVSSKTAHPQEVMKWLDYQYSEEGILLNNFGVEGKSYDLVNGEPVYKEEVTHPTNGLTNTQELLNHTIGGGSWATVADTRYAEQIREANGQTENPLEIYKDYIDFDAKLPPVQFTAEENEIVVPLMADIQTYVAETINAQIMGRQSFDDYDKVMKQLEQMGIGEVLKQYQAAYERFKGK, from the coding sequence ATGAATGTTGCTAAAAGGAAGCTAGCTCTGCTGTTGCCGGTCCTGACACTGCTCGTTACACTGGTGTCCGCCTGTGGAGGGTCAAACAATAATGGAGGCAACGCCGCTGAACCATCGGCCTCTTCGGGTGCTCAGAGTGAGACGGCTGCTCCTGTAGAAGGAAGCCGGTCCGTTGGCGGCCTCCAGGTGCCGATTGTGGCGGACAAGCTGGAGCTGTCCCTTTGGTCCCCAAGCGGGGGGAATTTCCGGGGAACCGATTTTAATGAGAAGTACTCCTTTCAGCAAATGGAAGAGAACACCAACATTCATATCAACTTTCAGCACAGTACAGAAGCCAGCGCAGAAGCATTCAGTCTGCTGATGTCCTCCGGCAAGCTTCCGGATATTATCTATAACGATCTGTGGGGGACGGACTCCGGCAAATACGGCGCTCAGGGAGCGCTCCTTCCACTGGAAGATCTGATTGAGCAATACGCACCAAACTTCAAAAAGCTCCTTGATGACCACCCGGATATCCGGGGACAAATCACTTCGCCTGAAGGGCATATCTATTATCTGCCGAACCTCGTACTCGATTCCCAGGATTTGACCCAAATGTTCCCTCAGGTCCGCAGTGACTGGGTGGAGAAGCTGGGACTCCAGATGCCGCAAACTACAGAAGACTGGTATAACATGCTTAAAGCCTTTAGGGAGCAGGATCCCAATGGTAATGGCAAAAAAGATGAAATTCCGCTCGTCACCGTCAATCTGGAGAACATTATGATGCTGTTCGCACCGGCTTTTGGTGTTGAATACGGGTTCTTCGTGGATAACGGTGAAGTGAAATTCGGGCCTAATGATCCGCGGTTCAAGGATGTGGTTGCCTATCTGAACCGTCTATATGAAGAACAGCTTCTGGACCCGAACTATCTGGTGGACACAACGTTCCAGACGCTGACCGAGAAGGTGACTACGGATGTGGCCGGTGCCTGGTTCGGCTGGTCGGGGTCCTACATGGGGAACTTCACAACGCTGATGGAAGGCAAGCATGACACCTTCAAAATTGCAGCAGCCATTCCTCCAAAGGGGCCGGGCGGTGATCAGCGCCATGTCTCCTTCCGCTGGCAGGCTGCGGCCCATGGACTTGCTGTATCTTCGAAGACTGCACATCCCCAAGAAGTGATGAAGTGGCTGGACTACCAGTATTCTGAAGAAGGCATTCTGCTGAACAATTTCGGGGTGGAAGGCAAGTCTTATGATCTGGTGAACGGCGAGCCGGTATATAAGGAAGAGGTTACTCATCCTACCAACGGGTTGACCAATACGCAGGAGCTGCTGAACCATACCATCGGCGGCGGAAGCTGGGCTACAGTGGCTGATACCCGTTATGCCGAACAGATCCGTGAAGCGAACGGACAAACGGAGAATCCGCTGGAGATTTACAAGGATTATATTGACTTTGACGCGAAGCTGCCGCCCGTACAATTCACGGCTGAAGAAAATGAAATTGTGGTTCCGCTTATGGCTGACATTCAGACTTATGTGGCTGAAACGATCAATGCTCAGATTATGGGACGCCAGAGCTTCGATGATTATGACAAAGTCATGAAGCAGCTGGAACAAATGGGGATTGGTGAGGTGCTGAAGCAGTACCAAGCTGCATATGAGCGTTTTAAAGGAAAATAA
- a CDS encoding ABC transporter permease — translation MAVPVNAIKAKGRKQQTKRSSLSLKRMMANRYLYLMLLPTVLYFLIFEYKPMYGAIIAFKDFNPFAGVAGSPWVGFKNFEKFFESYYFFRLLKNTFLMSFYSLLFIFPASLVFALLLNELRIKKLKSFLQTVSYLPHFISLIVICGMIIDFTKPGGIINSLLLGMGIISEPIQFLILPEWFRTIYVGSGMWQSLGWNSIIYLAALSGINPSLYEAAVVDGAGRWKQLTHITLPGILPTVLILLILNVGTLLNVGWDKIILLYNPGTYVTADVISTFVYRRGVMEADYSFSAAVGLFNSVINFTLLVLANRISRKTTESSLW, via the coding sequence ATGGCAGTACCCGTAAATGCAATCAAGGCCAAAGGCAGGAAACAGCAGACGAAACGGAGTTCCCTTTCGCTGAAGCGTATGATGGCTAACCGTTATCTCTATCTCATGCTGCTGCCCACTGTGCTGTATTTCCTCATCTTTGAATACAAACCGATGTACGGGGCGATAATCGCCTTCAAAGATTTCAATCCTTTCGCAGGTGTGGCCGGCAGCCCCTGGGTGGGCTTCAAAAATTTCGAGAAGTTTTTTGAGAGCTATTATTTCTTCCGTTTGCTGAAGAACACCTTCCTAATGAGCTTTTATTCGCTGTTGTTCATTTTTCCGGCTTCGCTGGTCTTTGCGCTTTTGCTTAATGAGCTGCGGATCAAAAAGCTGAAGTCCTTCCTGCAGACGGTGTCATATCTGCCGCATTTCATTTCACTAATTGTCATCTGCGGTATGATAATTGACTTCACGAAGCCCGGAGGCATTATCAACAGCCTGCTGCTCGGCATGGGAATCATCTCTGAGCCGATTCAGTTTCTGATCCTGCCGGAGTGGTTCCGCACCATTTATGTCGGTTCAGGCATGTGGCAGAGCCTGGGCTGGAACTCTATCATCTATCTTGCAGCCTTGTCCGGCATTAACCCAAGCCTCTATGAGGCTGCAGTTGTGGACGGGGCCGGGCGCTGGAAGCAGCTTACCCACATTACACTGCCGGGAATTCTGCCCACAGTGCTGATCCTGTTGATTCTGAATGTCGGGACCCTGCTGAATGTGGGCTGGGACAAAATTATATTGCTGTATAATCCGGGAACCTACGTCACGGCAGACGTCATCTCCACCTTTGTCTACAGACGCGGTGTCATGGAAGCCGATTACAGCTTCTCGGCGGCGGTGGGACTGTTCAACTCCGTGATCAACTTTACGCTGCTGGTGCTGGCGAACCGGATCAGCCGGAAGACCACCGAGAGCAGCTTATGGTGA
- a CDS encoding carbohydrate ABC transporter permease, whose amino-acid sequence MVIKRSIPELIFDSCNVLFLIFCSFLFLYPMWYVLVSSFSDAHAIAAGEISFWPKGFNVDAYKLVFEDQRIWTAYGNTFIYVIAGTFINLVLTTLGAYPLSRRNLEGRSLIMAFIVFTMFFSGGLIPAYLNVRELGMYDTRWALLLPGAVSAFNLIVMRTFFQSIPESLVESAKIDGAHDFRILLRIVLPLSMPVLAVMTLFYAVGHWNSWFSAMIYLQDRDLFPLQLILREILIQSSAQNMLAGVTQDEVFRISESIKFATIIIATVPILMIYPFLQKYFVKGVMIGALKE is encoded by the coding sequence GTGGTCATCAAACGCAGCATTCCGGAACTGATATTTGACAGCTGCAATGTTCTGTTCCTAATCTTCTGTTCCTTCCTGTTCCTGTATCCCATGTGGTATGTACTGGTATCCTCATTCAGTGATGCGCATGCCATCGCCGCCGGCGAGATCAGCTTCTGGCCGAAGGGCTTCAATGTGGATGCTTATAAGCTGGTTTTTGAGGACCAGCGGATCTGGACTGCTTACGGGAATACGTTCATTTATGTTATCGCGGGCACTTTTATCAATTTGGTTCTAACTACACTTGGAGCTTATCCGCTGTCCAGAAGGAATCTGGAGGGGCGCAGCCTGATTATGGCGTTCATCGTATTTACGATGTTCTTCAGCGGGGGGCTGATTCCTGCCTATCTGAATGTGCGTGAGCTCGGAATGTACGATACAAGATGGGCGCTGCTGCTGCCGGGTGCGGTCAGTGCCTTTAACCTGATCGTGATGCGGACCTTCTTCCAGTCCATACCGGAGAGTCTGGTGGAATCGGCCAAAATCGACGGTGCCCATGACTTCCGCATTCTGCTGCGGATTGTACTGCCGTTATCAATGCCTGTACTGGCGGTAATGACACTGTTCTATGCGGTGGGACACTGGAACAGCTGGTTCTCGGCGATGATTTATTTGCAGGACCGTGATCTGTTTCCGCTGCAGCTGATTTTGCGGGAAATTCTGATTCAGTCCTCCGCGCAGAATATGCTGGCCGGTGTTACACAGGATGAGGTGTTCCGCATCAGTGAATCTATCAAGTTCGCGACGATTATTATCGCAACGGTGCCTATTCTGATGATCTATCCGTTTTTGCAGAAGTATTTCGTCAAAGGCGTCATGATCGGGGCACTGAAAGAGTAA
- a CDS encoding zinc-dependent alcohol dehydrogenase, producing the protein MKAVLSQNGEINVADIPAPVLEDGFVLVETEYSAISPGTEMMMNGAHRPKPIVLGYSAVGIIRSRGRGMEHWPVGQRVACYGGPYAKHAEWLLMPQHLMVPVPEHVSPVEASTVGLGAIAVHAVRQADLQFGETLVLIGAGILGQLIAQIARAAGCRVIVYDLLEARCSIAESLGIRHIAVSPEQVSSHLEHLTAGMGADAVMICAGGKSGGLVDQALEWVRNQGKVLLVGDVRADFSRELMFGKEAQVLISRAGGPGRYDPVYEKQGIDYPYGYVRWTEGRNMAEYIRLIAEGDIQVGPLISKVFPLERSADAFLQYAQSPAELLGAVLAYPVTGVQEAEPAAAQAREGQ; encoded by the coding sequence ATGAAGGCGGTACTATCCCAGAATGGTGAAATTAACGTGGCTGATATTCCCGCTCCGGTGCTGGAGGACGGATTCGTGCTCGTTGAGACTGAATATTCGGCCATCAGTCCCGGAACAGAAATGATGATGAATGGTGCTCACCGCCCGAAACCCATAGTTCTCGGATATAGTGCAGTAGGGATCATCCGGTCCCGGGGACGGGGAATGGAGCATTGGCCAGTTGGACAGCGGGTGGCCTGTTATGGGGGGCCTTATGCGAAACACGCGGAATGGCTGCTGATGCCACAGCATCTAATGGTGCCGGTTCCGGAGCATGTCAGTCCGGTGGAAGCGTCAACGGTGGGTCTTGGAGCCATCGCAGTGCATGCTGTAAGGCAGGCTGACCTGCAGTTCGGCGAGACGCTGGTGCTGATTGGAGCAGGGATTCTCGGCCAGCTGATTGCGCAAATTGCCAGGGCTGCCGGCTGCCGGGTCATCGTCTATGATCTGCTTGAAGCGCGCTGCAGCATCGCTGAGAGCCTGGGCATCCGCCACATTGCAGTGAGTCCGGAGCAGGTCAGCTCGCATCTGGAACATTTGACGGCGGGAATGGGAGCGGATGCCGTAATGATCTGTGCCGGGGGCAAGTCCGGCGGGCTTGTCGATCAGGCGCTGGAATGGGTGAGGAACCAGGGGAAGGTGCTGCTGGTCGGAGATGTGAGGGCGGACTTCTCGCGGGAGCTGATGTTCGGGAAGGAAGCGCAGGTACTGATCTCCAGAGCAGGCGGTCCGGGCCGTTACGATCCTGTCTATGAAAAGCAAGGGATTGATTATCCTTATGGCTACGTCCGCTGGACCGAAGGACGCAACATGGCGGAATACATCCGGCTGATCGCTGAAGGCGATATTCAGGTTGGACCGCTGATCAGCAAGGTGTTCCCCCTGGAGCGTTCAGCCGATGCGTTCTTACAGTATGCTCAATCTCCGGCAGAGCTGCTGGGGGCGGTGCTTGCTTATCCTGTAACCGGTGTTCAGGAGGCGGAGCCCGCTGCAGCCCAAGCCCGGGAGGGGCAATAA
- a CDS encoding WD40 repeat domain-containing protein, giving the protein MEALRIGEPLNGLAVWASAYGKRQGQDRIYAVSSGSPCMLFVLDPTGTQPVQQFALEGSDHCWGVVAAASGIYIGGSGILYRFTHEQGIENLGEMIPGEFYTWRLAADNAGNIYGGCYPGGKVFQYNPSTGQFRDYGAMVDGEQYARCMQALEGKLYVGAGTRCPHIVELDTETGGRIEISLPEESRTEQLVYDLNIVHSKLIIRITPSSRLYIYDLKLRRWENSIDHVSGLSVSPPDRHGNIYFIKDDVLQRYALATGVLTPTSFAMPEPAGDYGWLEGHPLNPQGSCLAGMHRDGTCWIYDPEHDRHTVMDFMLQGQPVHLQSLAWGPEGKLYTGGYFAGGLASYDRATSEIISRRGIGQIEGMMEAGGIMYLGVYPKANIFAYDPSRAWNPGLNPRLAFSLQGEEQDRAFAWTRAGEELAIGTVPSYGRHGGALTLLHPGTGAREVFRGLLPQQSIVSLAAGKDLLFAGGSVWGGLGIAPERTEASLMIWDVYTRRKVWEGVPVPGEKAIPALALDDEGKVWGLTAGLLFLFNPFTLETERTIRVCPADWEGMTHFWRGGNELLYREGILYGTAMKTLFQYDVRQDRLELLDDDARLLAVDGEGELFFARSTALYRMQALTASQEES; this is encoded by the coding sequence ATGGAGGCGCTGCGGATCGGCGAGCCGCTGAACGGGCTTGCGGTATGGGCATCGGCCTATGGCAAGCGGCAGGGGCAGGACCGGATCTATGCCGTATCCTCCGGCAGTCCCTGCATGCTGTTTGTACTTGATCCTACTGGTACCCAGCCGGTGCAGCAATTCGCGCTGGAAGGCTCGGATCATTGCTGGGGAGTGGTTGCGGCGGCCAGCGGAATCTACATCGGCGGCAGCGGGATTCTATACAGATTTACGCATGAACAGGGCATCGAGAACCTGGGGGAGATGATTCCAGGCGAGTTCTACACCTGGCGGCTTGCCGCCGACAACGCAGGCAACATCTATGGAGGCTGCTATCCGGGCGGCAAAGTCTTTCAATATAACCCGTCCACGGGACAGTTCAGAGATTACGGCGCCATGGTGGACGGAGAGCAATATGCCCGGTGCATGCAAGCCTTGGAGGGCAAGCTGTACGTGGGGGCCGGAACCCGGTGTCCGCATATTGTGGAACTGGACACAGAGACAGGTGGACGGATTGAGATCAGCCTGCCGGAAGAGAGCCGCACAGAGCAGCTGGTGTATGATCTGAATATTGTACACAGTAAGCTGATAATTCGGATAACACCGAGTTCGAGATTATATATCTATGATCTGAAGCTGCGCCGGTGGGAGAATTCTATCGATCATGTAAGTGGACTCAGTGTGTCACCGCCTGACCGTCACGGGAACATCTATTTCATCAAGGATGATGTTCTGCAGCGTTATGCATTGGCAACGGGCGTTCTTACCCCTACTTCATTTGCCATGCCGGAACCGGCAGGAGACTACGGCTGGCTGGAGGGCCATCCGCTGAATCCGCAGGGAAGCTGCCTGGCAGGTATGCACAGGGACGGGACCTGCTGGATCTATGATCCGGAGCATGACCGGCACACGGTCATGGATTTCATGCTGCAGGGGCAGCCGGTTCACCTGCAGTCCCTGGCCTGGGGGCCGGAAGGGAAATTGTATACCGGCGGTTATTTCGCCGGCGGACTGGCCAGTTACGATCGGGCCACCTCGGAAATCATTTCCCGCCGGGGGATCGGGCAGATTGAGGGCATGATGGAAGCCGGTGGCATTATGTATCTGGGAGTGTACCCCAAAGCGAATATTTTCGCCTATGACCCGTCACGGGCATGGAATCCCGGCCTTAATCCCAGGCTGGCTTTCTCCCTGCAAGGCGAAGAACAGGACCGTGCTTTTGCCTGGACCCGGGCGGGAGAAGAACTGGCTATCGGAACCGTACCATCCTACGGCCGGCATGGAGGTGCATTAACCCTGCTGCATCCCGGAACCGGGGCGCGTGAAGTGTTCAGAGGGCTGCTGCCGCAGCAGAGCATCGTGTCATTGGCCGCTGGAAAAGACCTGTTGTTCGCCGGAGGCTCTGTCTGGGGAGGGCTCGGCATAGCGCCGGAGCGGACGGAAGCGTCCCTGATGATCTGGGATGTGTACACCCGCCGCAAGGTGTGGGAGGGCGTTCCGGTACCGGGAGAAAAGGCCATCCCGGCGCTGGCGCTGGATGATGAAGGCAAGGTATGGGGACTCACTGCAGGGCTGCTCTTCCTGTTTAATCCGTTCACGCTGGAGACTGAAAGGACGATTCGGGTATGCCCGGCGGATTGGGAAGGAATGACCCACTTCTGGCGGGGAGGCAACGAGCTGCTGTACAGGGAAGGCATATTGTATGGGACCGCAATGAAAACCCTGTTCCAATATGATGTGCGCCAGGACAGGCTTGAGCTGCTGGACGACGATGCCCGGCTGCTTGCGGTGGACGGCGAAGGGGAACTGTTTTTTGCCAGGTCAACCGCGCTGTACCGGATGCAGGCCTTGACGGCAAGTCAGGAGGAATCATGA
- a CDS encoding glycosyltransferase family 4 protein: MKILYFYKFCLLGGVTTQLANRLKFLRGRAEVHFAFLEDYGGAGAFEGYAHVRILGTTDEIRSYIKVHDFDVIITIDTYELYEALGPAEERKLIIHEVHTTYEEPLRMLAESRDSLPFHYVITPSTYMKEMLEGIGITDAFHINNCLDTGLFRYEPLSGKRPPTLLWVGKLDRHKNWESFMNIAGRLNTQFPDLQFLLVGGYTAPEEITGKLRARVQELGIRHFEWLPKVDYEEMHHYYSAVAGSGGVYVSTTSNESFGMTVLEAMACRCPVVVPEVGALPELLDDELSVSLYASGNEEECVRRVALLLEQNALRERLVTLGEQKARTVYSIEEVGKAYMALLERCVRERAYHS, from the coding sequence ATGAAAATCCTATATTTCTACAAATTTTGCCTGCTGGGCGGAGTCACCACGCAGCTGGCGAACAGGCTTAAGTTTCTGCGCGGCCGTGCGGAGGTGCATTTTGCTTTTCTTGAGGACTACGGCGGGGCCGGCGCTTTTGAAGGCTATGCGCATGTCCGTATCCTCGGAACAACTGATGAAATCAGGAGCTACATTAAGGTGCATGACTTTGACGTAATCATCACCATTGATACCTATGAGCTGTATGAAGCGCTGGGACCGGCGGAAGAACGGAAGCTGATCATTCACGAGGTGCACACCACCTATGAAGAGCCCTTGCGGATGCTGGCTGAATCCAGGGACAGTCTGCCCTTTCACTATGTCATCACACCCTCTACCTATATGAAGGAAATGCTGGAGGGAATCGGGATTACAGATGCTTTTCATATTAACAACTGCCTGGATACCGGTCTATTCAGATATGAGCCTCTCTCCGGCAAGCGTCCGCCTACGCTATTGTGGGTAGGCAAGCTGGACCGGCATAAAAACTGGGAGTCCTTCATGAACATAGCAGGCAGGCTGAATACGCAATTCCCGGACCTGCAGTTCCTGCTTGTCGGCGGTTACACCGCTCCCGAAGAAATTACCGGCAAACTCCGGGCGAGAGTGCAGGAGCTGGGAATCCGGCATTTTGAGTGGCTGCCCAAAGTGGATTATGAAGAGATGCACCATTATTATTCTGCGGTTGCCGGGAGTGGCGGGGTGTATGTCAGTACTACCAGCAATGAATCCTTCGGGATGACTGTGCTTGAGGCGATGGCCTGCCGGTGTCCGGTTGTCGTGCCGGAGGTCGGAGCGTTGCCTGAGCTGCTGGACGATGAGCTGAGTGTATCGCTGTATGCTTCCGGAAATGAAGAGGAATGTGTCCGGCGTGTGGCCCTGCTGCTCGAACAGAACGCCCTGCGGGAACGCTTGGTGACCTTGGGCGAGCAGAAGGCAAGAACGGTGTATAGCATTGAAGAGGTTGGAAAAGCATACATGGCGCTGCTGGAACGTTGCGTAAGGGAACGTGCATACCACAGTTAA
- a CDS encoding Gfo/Idh/MocA family protein encodes MKELNIGMVGMDTSHSRIYASLLNHASHPLHVPGGRLTCGYAGGSADFPLSASRVEAISRELQERYGVELVSSIAEVAERADAVLLTSVDGRVHREQFAVLAPYGKPVFIDKPLAVTSADARAIMELAASYGTPVFSSSMVRFGGPLNAALKDENAGSIVGADCCGPFELQPTQPGFFWYGIHTAEMLYAALGGGCISVRAQSNEVQEWAVGQWSDGRIGTLRGNVTGGSDFTAVLHRERGSTAVNALGGHYEAGHQNLMRQFLLMAGGAPPPVSPAVTLELIRFIEAANESRETGQTVLL; translated from the coding sequence ATGAAAGAGCTGAACATTGGTATGGTGGGCATGGATACCTCACACAGCAGAATCTATGCTTCGCTGCTGAACCATGCGTCCCATCCGCTGCATGTACCCGGCGGGAGGCTGACTTGCGGGTATGCCGGAGGCTCAGCGGATTTCCCGTTAAGCGCCTCACGGGTGGAAGCGATCAGCAGGGAGCTGCAGGAGCGCTACGGTGTCGAGCTGGTGTCTTCCATTGCTGAAGTAGCCGAGAGAGCAGATGCGGTCCTGCTGACTTCTGTAGACGGAAGAGTACACCGTGAACAGTTCGCGGTGCTCGCACCCTACGGCAAGCCGGTGTTCATCGACAAGCCGCTTGCGGTCACCAGCGCGGATGCCCGGGCCATCATGGAGCTTGCAGCAAGCTATGGGACACCCGTTTTCTCCAGCTCGATGGTCCGGTTCGGCGGCCCGCTGAATGCGGCGCTGAAGGATGAGAATGCAGGCTCCATTGTAGGAGCGGACTGCTGCGGTCCGTTCGAGCTGCAGCCGACCCAGCCGGGATTCTTCTGGTACGGCATTCATACCGCAGAGATGCTGTACGCGGCACTTGGCGGAGGTTGCATTTCGGTGAGAGCCCAGAGTAATGAAGTCCAGGAATGGGCTGTCGGGCAGTGGAGTGACGGCCGGATCGGAACCCTGCGCGGCAACGTGACCGGCGGCTCCGATTTCACTGCGGTGCTGCACAGGGAACGGGGCAGCACCGCAGTGAATGCGCTGGGCGGGCACTATGAGGCAGGCCATCAGAATCTGATGAGGCAGTTTCTGTTGATGGCGGGTGGAGCGCCTCCGCCCGTAAGCCCGGCGGTGACCCTGGAGCTGATCCGTTTTATTGAAGCGGCTAATGAGAGCAGGGAGACCGGACAGACCGTGCTTCTGTAA